A portion of the Roseovarius sp. SCSIO 43702 genome contains these proteins:
- the groL gene encoding chaperonin GroEL (60 kDa chaperone family; promotes refolding of misfolded polypeptides especially under stressful conditions; forms two stacked rings of heptamers to form a barrel-shaped 14mer; ends can be capped by GroES; misfolded proteins enter the barrel where they are refolded when GroES binds), whose amino-acid sequence MAAKDVKFDTDARNKMLRGVNVLADAVKVTLGPKGRNVVLDKSFGAPRITKDGVSVAKEIELEDKFENMGAQMVKEVASRTNDEAGDGTTTATVLAQAIVKEGMKSVAAGMNPMDLKRGIDMATAKVVEAIKKAARDVSDSAEVAQVGTVSANGEESIGKMIADAMQKVGNEGVITVEENKGLETETDVVEGMQFDRGYLSPYFVTNADKMTAELEDCLILLHEKKLSSLQPMVPLLEQVIQSQKPLLIIAEDVEGEALATLVVNKLRGGLKIAAVKAPGFGDRRKAMLQDIAILTGGQVISEDLGMKLESVTMDMLGSAKKVQITKDETTIVDGAGEKSEIEARVAQIRNQIEETTSDYDREKLQERVAKLAGGVAVIRVGGMTEVEVKERKDRVDDALNATRAAVQEGIVVGGGVALVQAGKVLEGLKGANNDQNVGISIVRKALEAPLRQIAENAGVDGSVVAGKIRESDDKTFGFNAQTEEYGDMFKFGVIDPAKVVRHALQDAASVAALLITTEAMVADKPQKEGAGAGGGMPDMGGMGGMM is encoded by the coding sequence ATGGCTGCTAAAGACGTCAAATTCGATACCGATGCCCGCAACAAGATGCTGCGCGGCGTGAACGTTCTGGCCGATGCGGTCAAGGTGACGCTTGGCCCCAAGGGTCGTAACGTGGTTCTGGACAAGTCGTTCGGCGCTCCGCGCATCACCAAGGACGGCGTGTCGGTCGCCAAGGAAATCGAGCTTGAGGACAAGTTCGAGAACATGGGCGCGCAGATGGTGAAAGAAGTCGCCAGCCGCACCAACGACGAGGCCGGTGACGGCACCACCACCGCGACGGTTCTGGCCCAGGCCATCGTCAAGGAAGGCATGAAATCGGTCGCCGCCGGCATGAACCCGATGGATCTCAAGCGCGGCATCGACATGGCCACCGCCAAGGTCGTCGAAGCGATCAAGAAAGCCGCTCGCGACGTGTCCGACAGCGCAGAAGTCGCCCAGGTCGGCACCGTCTCCGCGAACGGCGAGGAGAGCATCGGCAAGATGATCGCCGACGCGATGCAGAAGGTCGGCAACGAGGGTGTCATCACCGTCGAGGAGAACAAGGGCCTCGAGACCGAGACCGACGTGGTCGAGGGGATGCAGTTCGACCGCGGCTACCTCAGCCCCTATTTCGTCACCAATGCCGACAAGATGACGGCCGAGCTCGAGGACTGCCTGATCCTCCTGCACGAGAAGAAGCTGTCGAGCCTCCAGCCGATGGTTCCGCTGCTCGAGCAGGTGATCCAGTCGCAGAAGCCGCTTCTGATCATCGCCGAGGATGTCGAGGGCGAAGCTCTCGCCACGCTCGTCGTGAACAAGCTGCGCGGCGGTCTCAAGATCGCGGCGGTCAAGGCACCGGGCTTCGGCGATCGCCGCAAGGCCATGCTGCAGGACATCGCGATCCTCACCGGCGGGCAGGTCATCTCGGAAGACCTCGGCATGAAGCTCGAGTCGGTCACCATGGACATGCTGGGTTCGGCCAAGAAGGTGCAGATCACCAAGGACGAGACCACCATCGTCGATGGCGCTGGCGAGAAGTCGGAAATCGAGGCCCGCGTTGCCCAGATCCGCAACCAGATCGAGGAAACCACCAGCGACTACGACCGCGAAAAGCTCCAGGAGCGTGTCGCGAAACTGGCCGGTGGCGTTGCGGTGATCCGCGTCGGCGGCATGACCGAAGTGGAAGTGAAAGAGCGCAAAGACCGCGTTGACGATGCTCTGAACGCGACCCGCGCGGCCGTTCAGGAAGGGATCGTCGTGGGCGGCGGTGTCGCCCTGGTTCAGGCCGGCAAGGTGCTCGAAGGTCTCAAGGGCGCCAACAACGACCAGAACGTGGGTATCTCGATCGTGCGCAAGGCGCTCGAAGCCCCGCTGCGCCAGATCGCCGAGAACGCCGGCGTGGACGGCTCGGTCGTGGCCGGCAAGATTCGCGAAAGCGATGACAAGACCTTCGGCTTCAACGCTCAGACCGAAGAATATGGCGACATGTTCAAGTTCGGTGTGATCGACCCCGCCAAGGTAGTCCGTCACGCGCTGCAAGACGCGGCATCGGTCGCGGCCCTGCTCATCACGACCGAGGCGATGGTCGCGGACAAGCCGCAGAAGGAAGGCGCTGGCGCAGGCGGCGGCATGCCCGACATGGGCGGCATGGGCGGCATGATGTAA
- the gltX gene encoding glutamate--tRNA ligase — protein MTVTRFAPSPTGYIHVGNLRTALMNFLIARKAGGTFILRIDDTDPERSKEEYVDAIKQDLEWLGLTWDRVERQSDRLDRYAMAADELRRMDRFYEAFETPTELDLKRKKQLNMGKPPVYDRAALKLTEAEKDALRAERGAGVWRFKLRQERIEWTDGILGDVSIDAASVSDPVLIRGDGQVLYTLASVVDDTEMGVTHVVRGSDHVTNTATQIQIIEALGGTVPQFAHHSLLTGPQGESLSKRLGTLSLRDLRAAGIEPMALLSLMARLGSADPVELRDHMSQLIEGFDIERFGAAPTKFDSDDLYPLTARHLQSLPYDAVKDTILAAGVPENLGPRFWAVMRENITTLRDLEAWWALCRDGAEPVIDDEDREFVATAMEMLPEAPHDESTWGQWTGAVKEATGRKGRGLFMPLRKALTGQSHGPDMAQLLPLLQTIRARP, from the coding sequence ATGACCGTCACCCGTTTCGCCCCGTCGCCCACCGGCTACATCCATGTCGGCAACCTGCGCACCGCGCTGATGAACTTCCTCATCGCGCGCAAGGCCGGGGGGACGTTCATCCTGCGCATCGACGACACCGACCCCGAGCGGTCGAAGGAGGAATATGTCGATGCGATCAAGCAGGATCTCGAATGGCTGGGCCTGACCTGGGACCGGGTCGAGCGCCAGTCGGATCGACTCGACCGCTATGCCATGGCCGCGGACGAGCTGCGCCGGATGGATCGCTTCTACGAGGCGTTCGAGACGCCGACCGAACTTGATCTCAAGCGCAAGAAACAGCTCAACATGGGCAAGCCGCCGGTCTATGACCGCGCCGCGCTGAAGTTGACCGAGGCCGAGAAGGACGCCCTGCGTGCTGAGCGCGGCGCCGGCGTCTGGCGGTTCAAACTGAGGCAGGAGCGCATCGAGTGGACCGACGGTATCCTCGGCGACGTCTCCATCGACGCCGCGAGCGTGAGCGATCCGGTCCTCATCCGGGGGGATGGACAGGTGCTCTACACGCTGGCCTCGGTCGTCGACGATACCGAGATGGGCGTGACCCATGTCGTGCGCGGATCGGACCACGTGACCAATACCGCCACACAGATACAGATCATCGAGGCACTGGGCGGCACCGTCCCGCAGTTCGCGCACCATTCCCTGCTGACCGGACCGCAAGGCGAGTCCCTGTCGAAGCGCCTCGGCACGCTCAGCCTGCGCGACCTGCGCGCCGCGGGGATCGAGCCGATGGCGCTCCTGAGCCTCATGGCACGGTTGGGCTCGGCAGATCCGGTAGAGCTTCGGGACCACATGAGCCAACTCATCGAGGGATTCGATATCGAGCGTTTCGGCGCCGCACCCACCAAGTTCGACAGCGACGACCTCTACCCGCTCACGGCGCGGCATCTGCAAAGCCTGCCCTACGACGCTGTCAAGGACACCATTCTCGCAGCTGGCGTCCCCGAAAATCTCGGACCGCGGTTCTGGGCGGTCATGCGCGAGAACATCACGACGCTGCGCGATCTCGAGGCGTGGTGGGCGCTCTGCCGTGATGGCGCGGAGCCGGTCATTGACGACGAGGACCGCGAGTTCGTCGCCACCGCAATGGAGATGCTGCCGGAAGCGCCCCATGACGAAAGCACCTGGGGTCAGTGGACGGGCGCCGTGAAGGAGGCGACGGGCCGGAAGGGCCGGGGCCTCTTCATGCCCTTGCGAAAGGCGCTGACGGGGCAGTCGCATGGTCCCGACATGGCGCAGCTTCTGCCGCTCCTGCAGACGATCCGCGCGCGTCCCTGA
- the groES gene encoding co-chaperone GroES: MAFKPLHDRVLVRRVESEEKTAGGLIIPDSAKEKPSEGEIVAVGDGARKDNGELIEMAVKAGDRVLFGKWSGTEITIDGEELLIMKESDILGVQA; the protein is encoded by the coding sequence ATGGCATTTAAACCGCTGCATGACCGCGTGCTTGTTCGCCGCGTTGAGAGCGAAGAGAAAACCGCTGGCGGCCTGATCATTCCCGACAGCGCCAAGGAAAAGCCCAGTGAAGGCGAAATCGTGGCCGTCGGCGACGGCGCCCGCAAGGATAACGGGGAACTGATCGAGATGGCCGTGAAGGCCGGTGATCGCGTCCTGTTCGGCAAATGGTCGGGCACCGAGATCACGATCGACGGCGAAGAGCTTCTGATCATGAAGGAAAGCGACATCCTGGGCGTTCAGGCCTGA
- a CDS encoding Rrf2 family transcriptional regulator codes for MRITKRSNIAMRVLMFCAVHQGRTAPITRGEVAERVDVSPSHLAQIINRLSQLGFLATQRGRGGGIALSGHPRDIVIGDVFRAFEPMFPETGCFADADGSCPLHAACRLRPALEAAAAAFFEHLDNMTLDDLVCGNSALEMLFGGAACRGSASRPITGEFRATCH; via the coding sequence ATGCGGATCACCAAGCGCAGCAATATCGCGATGCGCGTGCTCATGTTCTGTGCGGTTCATCAGGGCCGGACGGCACCGATCACGCGCGGCGAGGTGGCCGAGCGCGTCGATGTCTCGCCAAGCCATCTTGCGCAGATCATCAACCGGCTCTCGCAACTCGGGTTCTTGGCCACGCAACGCGGCCGCGGCGGGGGCATCGCGTTGTCCGGGCACCCGCGCGACATCGTCATCGGAGATGTATTCCGCGCGTTCGAGCCGATGTTTCCCGAGACCGGGTGTTTCGCCGATGCCGACGGCAGTTGCCCCCTCCATGCCGCTTGCCGCCTGCGACCGGCGCTCGAAGCCGCCGCCGCCGCGTTCTTCGAGCATCTGGACAACATGACGCTGGATGACCTGGTTTGCGGCAATTCCGCGTTGGAGATGCTTTTCGGTGGTGCCGCATGTCGTGGCTCGGCTTCGCGCCCCATCACGGGCGAGTTTCGCGCGACCTGTCACTGA
- a CDS encoding gamma-glutamylcyclotransferase family protein, protein MNSHDAYFFGYGSLVNRNTHHFADAHRAQLRGWRRAWRHTSLREVAYLTVVPDEASVIDGLIAAVPADDWAALDEREGAYDRVKASHQVIHELDHAPEIAVYSVPDGLHRAPDEKGPVLLSYIDVVVQGYLAEYGEEGVVRFFETTDGWDAPILNDRAAPRYPRHQSADADLRDLADQHLRKVGASIRPVS, encoded by the coding sequence ATGAATTCGCATGACGCCTATTTCTTCGGCTATGGCAGCCTGGTGAACCGGAACACCCATCATTTCGCGGATGCGCACCGGGCACAGCTGCGCGGCTGGCGGCGGGCGTGGCGCCATACGTCCCTGCGCGAAGTGGCGTATCTGACCGTGGTGCCGGATGAAGCCAGCGTGATCGACGGGCTCATCGCCGCGGTTCCGGCGGATGACTGGGCCGCGCTCGACGAACGGGAGGGCGCCTATGATCGCGTGAAGGCGTCGCATCAGGTGATCCACGAACTGGACCATGCCCCGGAGATCGCGGTCTATTCGGTTCCCGATGGCCTGCATCGCGCCCCGGACGAGAAGGGGCCTGTCCTGCTGAGCTATATCGACGTCGTCGTACAGGGCTATCTCGCGGAATACGGTGAAGAGGGTGTGGTCCGCTTTTTCGAGACGACCGATGGATGGGATGCTCCGATCCTGAACGATCGCGCGGCACCACGCTATCCTCGCCACCAGTCGGCCGATGCGGATCTCCGCGATCTCGCCGACCAGCACCTTCGCAAGGTCGGCGCCTCGATCAGGCCGGTCTCGTGA